The window CTCCACTGCTGTGTTCACAAGGTTTGGTTGATCCTCCAAAGAGCCCAGCAGGAATTCAGCTGCCTGAGGTGCTGTCCACATGCACATCAGTCTCTGCAGTCTTGGGAAgttctgcttttcctctctttccctgtGTCTCTGAAGCATGTTCTGCCTCCTTCAGAGTGCTCCAGGGAGATGTAATTTGTCCCTGTGCGTGGCAGAGGGTGCAGAGACATCCCTGTCTTGCCTTGCCACTCACCTGCGAGGCTAAAGGAATGTATTCCTGGCTCTGGCTGGGGAGCCAGGGAATGCAAGGGAAATacccagctctgggtgctgaACATGGTTAGGATGACTCTGAGATGCCCTTTCTGAGCATGCTAAGCCAGATTCCCAGCTTAAGCAAACTGAGAGGCTCAGACACAGCGTGTGCTGCCCCCCTAATCCTGTTTACTCCAGAGGATTTACTTCTCCCCTCTGCCCTGTCTCGTTGGATTCTTTGGCTGAATTGTGGAAAGATGCCAAACTCCAGCCAGTTCTGtgtcagagctgcagctgcagagctctggggctgtggggggacACATAGCATGGGTGGCCCTGGGGGGCTGAGCTGtgcccccaggccctgctgggCCACGTGGGCCACGCTGGCCCTGGCcctcctgcctggagctggagTGGCTCTGAGGCAGCATCTCCCTTTGAAAGTGACTTTCCAAAGgcctctgcctcctcctgtgCACATTTGCCTCCCTCACCTCAAGCTTTGGCTGGGGATAGCTCTGGGCTGGTTGTACTTCAGTCATTTACTGATGGTTTTCTTTGTATGTTTTACAGTCCTTGAATAACTTCTGCAGTCAGATTGGGGACGATCGCCCGCTGTCCTACTGCCACTTCAGCCCCAACTCCAAACTGCTGGCCACAGCCTGCTGGTGAGACTGCCTTGGCAGCACCTGCTttgggggctgggagagcacaGGAATGGTTTTGGAGGCTTGGGAATCGTGAGAGGCTGCTCTGAGCTCTCATCACCTCATTTTAGAGCTGAGCAGAGATTCATTGATCTGAGCTGGTTGAACAAGGAACCCTGATCTGTCCCTTGATGTTCTCCTCCACTGACATCCATTCCTTGTTCTCCACAGGAGTGGGCTGTGCAAGCTCTGGTCTGTGCCTGACTGCAACCTGGTTCACACCTTACGAGGTAGCGAGGGGCTCTCACTGgggcttttggttttttgttccTCTCTGTGCTGAGCTCCCACATCTGAATTACTTTGTGGTTTAAAATGTTGTCTTTGGGCAGATTTCTGTCTTACTGAGAGCATCCCTTGGCTTGGGAGCATGGGAATGTGTCATAAAATGAGAAGGGAGACCTGGCCTTCAGCTCAAACCTCAGCTCCAAGTTTGCTGTTTCTGAACAGCTTGCTTTGGTTTCCAAACCTGGTTTGAGTTACTTGAGTTACAgacagcagcagttttgggCAGGTCACTTGACAACAGTGAGGTTCTTTGAGTAGTGGTCACAACTTGGGTTAAATACAGATGTGAGGACAAATCCTTTGATTCATATGTTGAATTTTGTCTGCACTTTGAGGGTTCCAAACCTTCATTCTGGGTGCTCTGCCTTGGGTGCTCCTGGAAGTGCACTTTGGCTGGGGGTGCCAGGGCAGTGTCAGCCAGCACTGAAGACACAGTGAAAGTGTTCACTGGCACTtccctcaccagtgccaaggaaatgctgcttttctgaAGAACTGTGGCAGATTCTGAATCTTGGTTTTCCTTGCCCTTCAGGACACAGCACCAACGTGGGGGCAATCGTGTTCCACCCCAAGGCCACGGTGTCCCTGGACAAGAAGGACGTGAGCCTGGCCTCGTGTGCAGCTGATGGCTCTGTCAAACTCTGGAACCTGGAAAGGTCAGAACTGTTCCAGAGGTGCACAGCTGCAGCATTGCTGTGCTGGGGTTCATTCCATGTTCCTCCAGACATTTACCATCCTCCTGCCAATATGACCTTTTCTTGTAGTTACCCCAGTGCACTCCCTGGCCTCAGTATGTGCCACCCTCTTCAGCAGGAAGAGAGATCACCCTGATTAGGGAGCCAAGGTGAGGGAGATTGTCTGAAAGGGATTGAGGCAGAATTGCTGCTGGGCATTGGTGAACTGCTGGGGGTGATGGATGGAAGGTCTGGGGACTGTTTCATTCTAACAGCTCACTTAGGAGAAAATTGCTCCTCTTGGATATTAATAAATGAATTTTTGAGTGGCTGGAAAGCACCAGGATTTGGAGAGGGATTGGCCAAATACACAACCAGGCACAAAAAGTTCTGCCTGTCCTGCAAACAAGTGGCTGCCACTGCACAGAGGAGCTCTGGCAGATGGGCAGCACCTCTCTCAGGCCTGGGAAGAGGAGAATGGTTCAGCCTCAGCATCACCTGATTGGGAAGTGGAGcctgcagggctcctgggaAGGACGGGCAGCTCCCAGAGCCACAGTTGTTTATCCTCAGCTGAAAGTCACAGTCTCTAACAGCAAAAGTGCCCCTGTGCAAAGGGACAGGGGGGTTGTTAGGCTCATGTGACCATGTCTCTTAATTAACCTGTTGGAAAGAAACTTCAGTGCTATTCAGATCGTGTGAGAATGCTCCTGACCTGCTGCCTGTCATTTTGGGAGAATAAATATTCCTTCCATCCTGTCTGCCTGAGTTCAGCAGGAGTTGCTGCAGTTCAGGATGTGGTGTTCTCAGAACTCCCTGCAGTAGCACAGTACTCCCTGTGGTTTGTTTCTGTACTTCCAAAAGTGCTAATGACAAGGGCCTTGGTAATTTTCatttatcatcatcatcatcatcccaGGAGAGCTTTACAACCAACAGGAGTTATGGAGAAAGGGTTTCACTCAGAGTGTGACCCAAAGGCAGAATTCAGAACCATTGGCTTCAGCTCTGATCTTCCTGCCTGCTTTGATTTCATCAGCAGAGCTTCTGCTGCCATCACAATGTGTGGGCAGAGGCCTGGCTTGAGCCAGACCCCTGTGGCCAGTGGCCAATGGTTTGTTCTGTGTTTCAGTGATGAGCCGGTGGCAGACATCGAGGGACACAGCATGCGAGTGGCCCGTGTGATGTGGCACCCCTCAGGGAGGTTCCTGGGCACCACCTGGTACGGACACCTGGGCATTGGCTTCCAGAAATGACCATGGGCTGCCCAGCTGGTGGCTCTGTGGTGCCAGGGCTTGTccacagggcagggcttggcCATTGGTGACCACAGCTGGGTTGTTGCAGTGTCAGTGACAGCAGGGATTCCTTTCCCTGCCCTTGTATGAGACACTGTTGGTCTCAGGTGGGAATAAAATGCTCCCAGAGTTGGTGAAATATCCTGTTATTCTCCATGGAGTCACATGGAGACCAGGGGAAAAGGCCTCAAGTTacaccagggaaggtttaggttggatactggggaaaaacatcttcacagaaagggtggccaggcactggaacaggctgcccaggggtggagtcaccatcctggaagtgttcaaaaacaCCCAGATGTGGCATCTGGGGACATGGGGTAGTGGTGAacgtggtggtgctgggttaaCACTTGGACTCGATAgtcctggagggcttttccaacctgagTGACTCTGGTTTAAGGAGTGCTTTGTTCTTGCAGCTACGATCACTCGTGGCGCCTGTGGGACCTGGAGGCGCAGGAGGAGATCCTGCACCAGGAGGGGCACAGCAAGGGCGTCTACGACATCGCCTTCCACACCGACGGCTCCCTCGCCGGCACCGGGTGAGCTGCCCTTGGCTCTGCATGAAGGGCTTGCTGTGACAAGGGATTTCTGCTGGGggatggcttcccactgccagagggcagggctggatgggatactgggaattaggaattgttccctggcagggtgggcaggccctggcacaggtgcccagagcagctgtggctgcccctggatccctggcagtgcccaaggccaggctggacactggggctgggagcagcctgggacagtgggaggtgtccctgcccatggccaggATGATCTgtaaggtccctcccagcccagcgtGTGATCCTGTGCTTGCAGAGGCCTGGATGCCTTTGGCCGGGTGTGGGACCTGCGCACGGGCCGCTGTATCATGTTCCTGGAAGGGCACCTGAAGGAGATCTACGGGATCAACTTCTCCCCAAACGGGTAAGGAGGGAGCTGGCACTGATGTGGGAGCCGTGAATGTAAACTCCGCTCCCTGAACACTGCTCTGCCTCCCCTCCTTGGCAGGTACCACGTGGCCACGGGCAGTGGGGACAACACCTGCAAGGTGTGGGACCTGCGGCAGAGGAAGTGCATCTACACCATCCCTGCCCACCAGAACCTGGTCACCGGCGTCAGATTTGAACGTgagtccctgctgctccctatccctgcccctccagcagCTCACGTGCACacctgcagctcagcaaggcctgtgctggggagcagggatggcatGTTCTCATTTGCAAGCCTCActtctccccttttttcctcctgtgcagCCAACCACGGGAATTTCCTGCTCACGGGCGCCTACGACAACACGGCCAAGATCTGGACCCACCCAGGCTGGTCCCCGCTGAAGACACTGGCGGGGCACGAGGGGAAAGTGATGGGCCTGGACATCTCCCTGGATGGGCAGCTCATTGCCACCTGCTCCTACGACAGAACCTTCAAGCTCTGGACAGCCGAGTAGCTCAGAGGGGCTGGTtatggactgggacagggacatcaaTGACTTTTGGTTGCTTttttatattaaagaaaaaaagcaggaatccAGTGTGTTACAGCAGCTGCAGTCATGGCTGCTCTGGAGGCTGGGTGTGTTTGAAACACCACTGTTGGCCCGGGCTTCATTGGTGTCAAGTTTGGAGGGTTTTCCCACATTTTGGACTGTTTTTATACTGCAGGTACCACTTTCTGCTCTAATTTTGATCCATGTACTTCTACCCTCCCTTCTAAGTTCAGCTCCCAGGTGTCCTCCAAATATTTGCAGTAACCACAGAGCATCTCAGGTTTGGTGTGTGGTTCAACTTCTGTTACTGCCCTTCTCACCTTCCTGTTAGGTAGGAGTGTGACTTCAGACTTGATTTGCATTTAGAGACAGAGCTGAGAGGGAGAGGCTCGTGGTGCCCTCTTTCTCCTGCCTCCACATGGGTGTCTCTGGATGGAGatctgcatccccctggattCACTTACAGTAGATGTCCAAGGCCAGGGAATGTCTTCTTTTCCAGGTACCACCTTGTGTCCTACTCCTTGAGTTGTCCCATGGACTGGGTGTTGTAAATCCATGTCAGCGTGTCCTGTTTAGGGTTTGCTGTGTGAAGTCACTCAGTGTAGGATTGTCTTGTTctgccctgccccagggagAGCTTTTGTACTTGTTTGTTTAAATTGAGGTTTTGCAAATATTGTGCCCTGGAAAAATCTAAACAGGTTTTGAATATGTATCCTGGGCTCTGGGTCTCAGAAGGAATGGAGAAATTACAGGAATTTCACAATGCACAGTTGATCTCTGCTGGTGTAAAAAACATCTGAGGAGGGGTGAGGCTattgggtttgttcagcctggagcaggggaggctgaggggagatTTTTCAGGGTTtgcagctcctcccgaggggcagctctgatctctgctctgggacagggacaggagccagggaacggctggagctgggccagggcaggtcaggctggagagcaggaaaggttcttcccccagagggtgctggcactgcccaggctccccagggaatgggcacggccccgaggctgccagagctccaggagcgttgggccagcgctgccagggatgcccagggtgggattggtggggggtctgggcagggccaggggctgcactggatgatcctggtgggtccATTCCAGTTTGGGAATTCTGTGATTGGATAAAAACCTTCAGAAGTAAAGAGAAGACAGATTCACCTCACTGTTgtctgctggagagcagctgtcTGTTCCTTGGGAACATGAGCACAGTTCCTTCCAGGGAAAATACGATGGCATGAGAGGCCAGCAACTAACACAGAAGAATTACTTCATTGCAGTCTCCTCTGGTCCAAGCCCAGGTCCAGCTGTGTGTGCTCAGCCTGGTGCTCAAGTATCTGTCCCTTGGTCCTGGTGTCTCATCTCctccctctggctgcagggaggcTTTGTAAGGAAAATGCAAGATGCTCAGTGAGGAGCAAGAGTTTGGCCTGAAGGCTCCCAGAGTTTGGCTTTTCTCCTGGACAGCTCTGATGTCTCCCTGTTACCCACAAACCAAGCAGCaactcccccagccctgctgccataTCCCACAGGCACAGAGTCCCTGCTGTCCGCCGTCAGGGCAGCTCTTGAGGGTCACATCCCCTCCCTGGGACAATCTGTGACAGGGGGTTCCGGTGCTCAGAACgctgccagctcctcctgggacAGTGTCTGACGGGGTTCCGGTGCTCAGAACGCTGCCACCTCCTCCAGGGCCAGCTCTGCGCCGCCCCTCACCCGGAGCACGTGGATGCCGGAGTTGGAGCTGGCGCAGAGCAGGGTGGAGCTGTCGCAGGCGGCCAGCGAGGCCAGCGAGCCCGAGCCCTCGAGGCGCAGCGTGGCCAGGCAGGCTGcaagggaagggacaggggagGAATGCTGGGTTTGCTGAGGTGGGGCAGGGCCACGCCAATCGCCCACCTCCAGCCTCTGCTCGCCTGAGGTGGTGAGCTGCTGCCCGGATCCACACATCCAACACCTTGGGATGTGCCCCTGGTAGAGAGACTCACCCCTGTGCATTGCCCAGTCAGGCCGTGGCTGAGAGGAGCCAGACTGGGGTCGGGCTCTGCCCCTTCCTGGGAGAGGAAGCAGGGCTGGATGGACCTAGAACCCGcactgggcagagctgcagggcgAGCCTGGAGCCATTTCTAACCCACCTTCTCCTAAATTTTACAGTTTTCCTAAGGGCTGTGCTACACTCACCACACAGTTTTGATGAATCTCCAAATGGGAAAGAGAAATAAGATTTACAATATCCAATGCCACATGAGCCTTTCTGTTTGTGTCTGTTATGAAACTCCCTGAGACAGTTTGTGCAGAGACCCCAGCCTCAGGCTGAGCTGCAAACAGAGCTGCACTTGGCCTGGacccacaggcagctgcctctcCTGGTGACCTGTATCCTTCCCAGAGCAACTGGATTATGGCTCACCCAGGTGGGAAGGCAAGAGGATCAAAGTtgcagccagccccacagccaccctGGGTGCACAGGCACCAGGCAAAGGAACAGGTAAGAGAACAGAaggtccttctctgcaggaGAGCTTCAGGTTTCTATTTTCATCCCATCTTAAATAAGTTCCCTTGGAGAGGGGCTTAGCCCTGGGGAGTGTCTAATGCTGTGAACCTGAACAGCTCCCAAGAGGTCTCTGCCTGCAGCACAAGGGCTGCTAAGAAcctgctgccatggcagggcttgGCAGGCAAACAAACCCCTTTGTGTCCAACTCAGGGAGGGAGCCAGAGTTAAACCTCACCACCAGGTTTAACCCCAAAATGCCCACGATTCCCCTTCAAGAGGACAACCAGAATAAGGGTGTTGGCTGACCATCCCTCTGTCCTCCAGTACAAATTCTATTCCTTACAACTGTCTACTTGTACCTGCAGCAATCTCTGGAGTTCCCCTGTTCTTTTTTCATCATTTGTCCTTTCATAGCTTAACTTGGATGTATCTTTAAAAGCTGCCtggtaatttttccttttagctgAGGGAAGATCCCTGTCATCTCTGTTGAGCCCTGGGTTTGCTCTGGGCCATTTCTCCagcctgccctgcagctggcttGGAGTAAACTCCAGACATTGCAGCAGTCACCCTGCCCATCACCACGAGGAGACAGAACTGAAGGAAGTGGGTTTGTCATCCAGGAGAAAGGAACACAGAGTGGGCAGGAGCCTCCTCTACCTGCAGTGTCCTGGTCCCAGACCTTCACCGTGCTGTCGCTGGAGGATGTGGCAATGCTGGGGGCGAGCGCAGGGCCCCGGGGCAGGAAGACACATGCGGTGGTGGTCTGGAAATGCCCTTTGTACTCACACACTCGGCCCCTGGTCTGCCTCAggtcccagagctgcaggaaacaGGCAGTGGTaaagccccagctgtgccagcacgGAGATGTTTTACCGAGACAGGAAGGTGGGTTGGGATAAAAGAGCTCCTCACCAATCCTCAGAGTGTCATGGCTACtgcccttgtccctgctcatgcccacagccctggagaACATCAAAGCCCAAAGGATtttcagcactggtgactgAGCACATGGCCACACCCATTAGAGCCAACAAGCTAAGACTGCGCAGGCAGATAAGAAGTGTCCAGCCTGCTCCCATCCTCAGCCCTGCCCACCCTGGGATGGGATAGGTTCATCCTCTTGATCCTCACACACAGGGCTGAAAACCTACAGGATTGAATCCCTGGTTTGGAAACACCTGAAGCAAGGGATCCCTTACAGGCTTTCTGCAAGCACCTTGTATTCCTCAATGgcatccattttttttccctgtgtgttttactgaaatgaaattccaggctggtttggggtacaAGGAATCTTAAAGACCACCTTGTTtcaactccctgccatggacacAGATACCACTCACTAGATCAGGGTGcttcaagccccatccaacctggcctttgacacttctagggatggagCAAATCCCAGTGATTTAATCAGGGAGAATAACTGCTGATATTCCCTGAGCAAAACTTCCcaaagggaaaggcaggaagacACCAGCCCAAGGCCAAGGCAGTGGGAGCACTCAGACCCTTGAGCACTGATGGGCTGCTCTCTGTGTCTGCAGTGGACatgggagggaagggagcaggagcCCAGGCCTTGCTGCCCGGCACTCACGGTGGCCTCGGCGCCGTGGCCGGCggagccgctgctgctgctgaggcagtACCGCCCGTCCTGGCTCACGTCACAGCACGTCTGGATGTGCTGCTTGGCTGGGAACGTGTGGGCCACCTGCAGCTCCCGGCTGTCCCACACCCTGCAGGGAACAGCAGAGGGCAGGGGGACCCTGAGGCATCATCACCACGATGGTTTCCCTCTGTGCCCTCTGCCACggcccagctgtgcccacagctctgccctggctgctcccaaaCTCTCCCTGCATCCCTGTATTTATCCATGCTGGATCACTCTCCAGCTTTCTCACAAATTCTCCTTTTCACTCGCAGTCaccacccagtgctgctcccagcccctgtccctggctgGAGGGCACACTCCAAGGCCCGGGTGAGCTGGCAGGTGGCTTTTAGCCACACCAGCAGGGGTCATGACAACCAACCCCACAACAGCCCCACGTGCCTCGGGCTGTACCTCCCTGCTCTCTGGCCACAGGGGGAATTTACCTGGTGGTTTTATCCTCTGAGGTCTGGATGACATAAGGCTCCCCAGGAACCCAGCACAGGTGTGTGACCTGTTGAAAGGGAAGGATGAGCAGGAGCCACCTCTGTGTGCAGCCTAGGCTGTGTCTGCCTGAGGATGGAATCACTGAGCTCccatcctccccctcctcctgctggGTTGGGAGCTGGAAATGTTGGATGAAGACTTTTTCTGCTCCCCTGCCAGGTCCAGTCCCAGTGGGGTTGCTGGGGGTGACTGAGGCTGGgaggtgccagcagcaggacacagagccatgggagcagggacagcagcagagggTGGTACCCACACCGGCTCTGGGCTGGTACGGGAGGGAATGCAGCCCCACTGCACAGGACTTGTTCACCCAGGAGAAAAGGTGACTCAGGGGGATCTTCCAGCTCTCCACAACTCCCagacaggagggtgcagccaggtgggggtcaggttcttctcccagggaacaagcAATGAGAAGAAAttgcctcaagttgtgccaaggaaggtttaggttggatactggggaaaatttctttgctgaaagggtggtcaggcccaggcacaggctgcccaggcagtggtggagtcaccatccctggagggatttaaaagccatgtagatgtggcacctggggacatgagTGACATGTGGCAGTGTTGGGAGAATGGCTGGACTCtgtcttagaggtcttttccaacctcagtgattccaTGACTGTGTGCTTCCAAACAGCTCTGAGTTAGAGCATTGATAAATTGCCACGAGTCCTTTGGTACCTTTGTGCTCCTGGGTTTGTTGTTATCTGGAGAAGAATAACCAGCCTcaagctgagcctgcccagGTGCACAGTGTCCCAAAGGCTCCCTTTGGCACCAAGCTCCCGGAAAATTCTCTCTGCACAGCTTCACATGTGAAATAACCATGTAGGCAGGGAGATggatgatgggatgggatttgaggAACCAGCAGATCCTACCAGATTCCTGGAGATTGCAGCTCTGCCCAGACACTCCCCGGTCTCGGTGTCCCACTTGCACACGGTGTTGTCCCGGGAGCCCGTGCACAGCAGGGAGGCGTCTGCAACCACAAGTTAGCATCCAAAACAAGGCAGGAAACACTGTCAGCCAGTCCCTGGGGACTGGGAGTTTGTCATCCCTCACCTGGGCTCACAGCCAGTCCAGTAACAACCAGGTCATGTCCTGGGAAGTGTTGGCTTGGCCCTGAAGTCCTGTGAAGCTCCCACATCATCACTGTCTTGTCCCGGGATGCGCTGAAGACTCTGTTGGAGTCAAGGGCTGAGGTGACCTGCCAAGGACCAGAAGGAGAAGCTGCTCATCCTCCCACC of the Anomalospiza imberbis isolate Cuckoo-Finch-1a 21T00152 chromosome 21, ASM3175350v1, whole genome shotgun sequence genome contains:
- the PRPF4 gene encoding U4/U6 small nuclear ribonucleoprotein Prp4 yields the protein MATARAPAARGGARPPEPPKAKPAEEAEAAPAKRAPIFYGSLEEKERERLAKGEAGLLAKEGMKAAMEAGNINISSGEVFDLEDHMSERQAEVLAEFERRKRARQINVSTDDCEVKACLRALGEPITLFGEGPAERRERLRNILSVVGTDALKKTRKDDDRSKKSREEYQQTWYHEGPRSLKTARLWLANYSLPRAAKRLEEARLLKEIPEATRTSQRQELHKSLRSLNNFCSQIGDDRPLSYCHFSPNSKLLATACWSGLCKLWSVPDCNLVHTLRGHSTNVGAIVFHPKATVSLDKKDVSLASCAADGSVKLWNLESDEPVADIEGHSMRVARVMWHPSGRFLGTTCYDHSWRLWDLEAQEEILHQEGHSKGVYDIAFHTDGSLAGTGGLDAFGRVWDLRTGRCIMFLEGHLKEIYGINFSPNGYHVATGSGDNTCKVWDLRQRKCIYTIPAHQNLVTGVRFEPNHGNFLLTGAYDNTAKIWTHPGWSPLKTLAGHEGKVMGLDISLDGQLIATCSYDRTFKLWTAE
- the WDR31 gene encoding WD repeat-containing protein 31, which translates into the protein MGKLQSKISYHTSKYRADGSVGQTGPTGASQEHSPAHTDAVTSVAALQPDLCVSGGRDKSVAVSSWRSGAALRRFTGHEREVTKVTSALDSNRVFSASRDKTVMMWELHRTSGPSQHFPGHDLVVTGLAVSPDASLLCTGSRDNTVCKWDTETGECLGRAAISRNLVTHLCWVPGEPYVIQTSEDKTTRVWDSRELQVAHTFPAKQHIQTCCDVSQDGRYCLSSSSGSAGHGAEATLWDLRQTRGRVCEYKGHFQTTTACVFLPRGPALAPSIATSSSDSTVKVWDQDTAACLATLRLEGSGSLASLAACDSSTLLCASSNSGIHVLRVRGGAELALEEVAAF